The genomic window TTCTGGGTGCTCCTATGGTTCTCTGGAGTGGGGAAGGATAATGTACTGAAGATCATCCCAGCCTTTTTATGTTCCAGGACACTTCCTACTTTCTTAAGAAATGGGTAGAATAAGGATCATTCTGTTTATCTCTGCTTATAATATGAAGAGTTTACGTCCAAGATGcagtattaaataaaactttttatttccaacttatttttttaaaaaaaatgtactccCATACTTTTCTCCCAACAAAAATGACTTCACATTGATAAGTCACACAAAGTAAGAGATGCTCAAAATCCCAGCAAAAATGATTATACTTGATAATCCACACAAAGTAACAAAGATGCTTGTTTAGTTACACCGTGCATTTTTAACGTTGATGTATTTGGAAGAGGAGAGACCTACATACTCCAAGCAAAACCAATATGGATTTGGGCCCTCAATTCCTCTACAGACTGGACAACAGGCTGCTCGGGAGCTAAGCATCCCAACGAGTCAGTGGGAAGTGAGATGGCAGGGGTTAGTTTACAGCTCACCACTTCTATGGCACTGGCTGATCTTTGCTTACCGTGTGCTAGAAACATGCACAGCAGCTTAGACCTCAAAGAAGGCGGCAACTTGCTAGTATTTACCCTGTTAACTGCAAGGTAATTGTGCACAGTCAGGGAGCGTGAGTAGTGAGTACGTTAGAGTAACACCTAGCTAGTTAGTAGTGCCCATACTCTGGTCCTGAAAATTTTGTCCCCCCCTTCCTTCTGTGTCTCTGCTTTCTATCATAAAAGATTTCCCTGCAGTGCTTCCCAGGGCTGTTAGGAACAGCGAGCagttaatatttgcaaaaagcTTTGAAGATGAGTAGTGCTAATTATTATTTATAGGTATTCATTCTCACCATGGGTAGTCCACCTTGATCCTAGCCATGAAAGGAAACCAGGACACTTGGAAGCTGGCCAGGTTTTAGTACAGCCTTCTGAAGTCTTACAAGCTCGTTTCCCCGCTGGGTTGCACACGTGATTACGATGAATTTGTCACATTAAATGACTAGTTCAGAATTTATTGTAACATCCAGCTGCGGGTAAAgaatgctgactttttttttcccccttgttttgcaaatgcaaaacatCTCAGAGTTTGGGCACACCAAAAAGGGATAGCAGGGAGGAAAACGGCAGCAGCCTGGGCCAAGTTTGATTATCAGCAGGGCTGAAGGTTCAGCTTTCCAGAAAATAAGTGAGGGATAATCAGACCTAATACCTCTAAGAATTGCCACGATTGCAAAGAGTGTGTTTCGGAAGTGTGTTTCTACTGTCTCTGAGGGATTTGGAACCTTTCACCGATGCTGAACTTATTGTagtggggggaggagggggaaagagggaaagaaaagtgccaaagagctattaaaaaaattgcacctagcaaattaaagcaaaagaaagagattgGGAACGGTAGTGTGGTGTAGGTGTATCTGATGAAGTCTGAGAAGTGAGGTCCGTGGCAGTAAAAGATTCTGCTGAGCGGCATGCAGAGCCTCTTGACCTGCCTGGACATTGAATTCAAAGTTTTGGGTGATGAAAAGGTATCGCTCACAAAGTTGCAGGTTGTTACATTGATCAAATCCAATTTTATTGTTGCAAAAGTGCAGTCAGGACGTGTTTCATGCTGTTTGACTTAAATTAAGCATCACTTATAAGGTCGGCTTTTTGTGAAGTTATGGAATGTGAGAAATGCTTGATAAAAGTTGTTTGCCTCGGTCTAAATTGCTTGTTGATCTGATACCCTGCCTAAATTCTCCTCTCTGAGTaacatattaaataattaagagCTTGTTCAGATGGTGTAAGGGGATCTTATTGGCGGACCAGCAGTGCTCTTGAAAGAGGcctaagaaataaattttagcTTGATAAGGCAGCATAAGCATTTCTTCATGGAGTCCTTCTGAGCTCACTGAGCAAAACCTGTTCCCGAGTTGAGTGTGTTTGTAGCTTATCTTTCATCAGGGAGCTTGTTTCTATGTAGAAAAGTtgaaagtttttgctttttgtgcagTTACCtaattttgaagtgttttggtCGTAGCGGAACTGCAGTGCATGCGATTCAGTGAATATGTTTTAAACCACAGCTTCGGTTGTATAACTTGTTTGACACAGTCTGGAAAAGTGTGTGTTTTGTTGCAATGATTACAATAGGCCGTATAAAATGGTAGAACGGTTGAGATTTAGTTGCTTGGCTAGAAATTCTCAATTTTGAAATTGATTGATTGATTTAAaagcttcccccccccgccaagAACCACCCTGTGTTTTGCACAGTATGTGAGATTGCATATTTGGCCACCCCTCCTGTGCCCCCGAAAAGGAGGTGTCTGTTTACCGTCACTGTCTCGAGGGACTCGGGGCCGCTAAAGGCTGCGAGAGACAGTCTGTGCTCGGGACCTACGGTAGGCCAAAAAAGAGTGAAACGGCCCGGAAAGCCTCAAGAGAGGGAGGTTGAACCCAGCCCAAGCTGAGTAATTGGTGTTAGGAGAGCTGGGTAGCGATGCACTGTGTTCTCTTAAATTTCCTGGAACAAAAATGACCCTCTTAGGCCCCTCGCGTTACTGTTCCTACCGCTCAGCCAGTGcctttaagaaaagaaacagagtagGGTAGCTTTTCAGGTGgttttgctgctgccaaaaatCTTCCTTCTCGTGAATATTACATGAAGCGCAAACAACAGATTTTCTGTAAGTATACAGAAGTACTGATACTGACAATTTAGTATTTATTCTGGGAGATGGGAGGAAGGAATTGTTATTCCCTTTTGTTGATCTCTAATTAACAGTGAAATGCTTGCGCTGATTTCCAGTAATGATGAAACCCACCGCTGAACTGCTCATTAAGGCCTTCATCCTCAGCAGGTCGTGACCAGAAAGCTCGCCGACTCTGATTTGCCGTTTAGTTGTTTATTACTGCTGTATTTTATCTCGTTTGCTTTTAGCCGGGTGGATGTTTTGCTGTGCTTTAGAGATGGCACCCCCAGGCGCTGGAGTCTTAATTCTCTCGAGAGAAAGACACAGGGCAATTGTTCtgcagggcgggggggggagatTGGAGAAAAAATCATTAATGAGGAAATTGGTGGTTTGGTGTTtgaaagagtgaaaagaaaCGCTCAGAGCCTGGAAAGGGGAGTTGTTTCTTGTCCAaggcagcagcaagaaaaaaacaggccaCGGATACAAAGAGGCAAAAGAGCTGTTAGAAGATGAAAAAGAGTTGAGTGAcatgagaagagagaaagggaagaaccTTAACATAAGAACGAGGAAGATGAATTTAGCCTAGTGTGAAGAGGCCAAAAAGGGGCAAAGTTGTCTCTGACCATATGCAGAAAGGACATTTAAGAGTCGAGTAGAATGGGTCAAAACATTGTATGTACTGGGCTAAGCCAGAGTGTGATGGACTTGAGGCTGCTGCAAGCATGAGTATTTGATGTGATATGAGTATTTATTGTAGGACTATGCAGAGTTAAAAATTGAGAGTGGTCCCTATATGACAGTAGGGGGATGAAtcaaggaaaaggaagacaaaacaaCAACTAGAAGCAGAGCACCTCCTAGTCAAACCTCAGGGTAGTTAGAGAACAGTGCCTGGGCTGTTAACTGGGAAAACGTTAATGTTCAGGCTATAGCCAAATTACTGAGCTCTTTTCGCCAGTGCTGGGAATCAAGAGattcataaacatttttaaagggcTCTAGCGGTCTGGAGGTCAGACAGTTGCCAGGAAGATATTTGAAGAAACATGCATGTGATCTAGAGACATCAGTGCTTTGGGACTTGCTTTGAAGAAACCAGAGACTTATAGGTAAAATAGACCCTTGGTTGCTTTAAAAcctttaaaacttttcttcctccccccccttttttcttttttcctctcacaagGTTAGTGTAGGGGTATAACTAGCATCACAAGCCTCCCTGAAGCCCGATTAAGTAACCGAACAAATGCCTCTTGAACCCTGAGGGACTTTGGTTTCAGTAAAAGATACAGGGATTTGAGCTTCATTGCCTGGGAATTTCTTCCAACGCTAACACCCTGGTATTTTCTCTTCTAGCTCTTCTCTTAGGAAACGCAGCCAACTCCTCACATCACGGAGGCCCAGCATGAATATTAACTGTGCTGGTGGGACAGGCTGGTCAAGAAATCTGGAGTCCAATTGCTCTGTGGAAAACGTAACTGTAGCAGTCCATGAGTCAGAAGAAAATAACGTGGTGCTAGGGGGTCACAGCCCCTCTCCAGGTCTGAGGTCTGAGGGTGAGGATAATATGCATTTACCTTTCAGCAATCTTTAAGGCAAAATTTTTGTGAGATGTTATATTCTTGCAAAAATTCTGGTGTCCCAAGGCAGCTTGCACTGGTAAAAGGCATACTCGCAGCTGAGGAGTGCAGAATATATATGTCCTACTTTGCCAAACTGGTGGAAAAAACGAAGATCTAGGGTCCTGCTGTCTTGGCAAGATGGATATAGCCTGTCTAGCCCTCAGCTCCTCCCAAGGTTGTCCCTGAACAGATGAACTGTGCTGATGAGCTCCATGACCCCATGGACCAAGCGTTATGCACTACTGGCCAAAAACACTTCAAGGGTGACGTAGTCGTTATCCTAGAGCGTGGCACGTTTCCCGCTTTCCTATGAGAGTAGTTGTCAGTACTAGGCATCTATGTGTGGGGGGGTGTGCTTATTCCTGGCCTTGTTTAATTTCTGTGCTCCTGCTCTTCATCTTCTGAATCTATTATGCTTTAATAAGGAGTATTAAGCATCGTGGATCATTGAGAAGGTTTTTATCCAAAATCCaatttgaaaatgcagcatAGCCTTCCACTCTATAATGTTACCTTAAAAGTCAAGCATATCAACATCCTCTGATGTGTGGCTCAGTTTTCTCATTACACTAGAAAGTCTTAGTATTAAATGATGTTTTCTAACAAATGATAGTTTGTCCTTATATTGTTTGTTTCTCTTAGGTTTAGATCCTGAATGCCGACACACTGCTTTCCTGGTGAGCCCCCACATCAGTAGCATGTTGTCCACTTCTGAAGACACGCACAACTGTCATTTCCAAGATGGGAATAAAAGACAGCCAGAATATTTTAATACCCAGGAACGCCACGGAGGCAGCACTTTGTCTTCAAGCATCAGTTCCCAAGCACAGCCTCCAGAGAAAGTGACGCTTGTGGTAGATGGCACTCGCTTTGCAGTGAATCCACAGATTTTCACTGCTCACCCTGATACTATGCTGGGAAGGTGAGTGATTTCTGCCATTTTCAGGACACTTCAGATGGGTTGAATGTTTGCTAAAATGGAATAAGAACATGCTGTTTGTGTTGTGATCTCATCCGTATTTGTAAGCTAAGCAAGGTTGGACTTGTTCTAAATTGGACTGTGAGGCCTTGAAAATATGATTAGATGTAGAGAGAAGTCAGTAGATTTCTAAATAACATTCTCCCTTTGGTCCAAGTATTTCAACTGGTGTGCCCTTTTAGCTAGATGTGGACTACTTTTACCTTCTGTCCAAGTGTTTGCTTGTTCGTGAGCAGCACATCTGTTCGCAGCTGATAACTTCCCTTCTAGAATGGAGAAAATGATAATGCTCCATTCCCCTCCTGTTAACTTTTGATATTTTCCCAGGAGAGAAGTCACTCAATTTCTTCTAACACTGATGCAGCTACTAACAGgaagcattcatttttcatattgcCATCACCCTATCTCTGACCAAAGGCAGCCTAGTTCTGTTGGGTTACCGACCTTTGCACAGGTCAGCTTGTAAAACAAGTGATCAAAAGGCATGTTGATGGTGCTGTTGTGTAGCTTCTATGGAAGGGCTTTCCTGACAGGGATTTTTCTGACCCGGGATTGAGTGGTCTGTTCCTCTGAGATGTGGCTTGTTCCACAGAAGGAAGTAGCTTTAGCAACAGTCTCAGAGTCCAGCTGTTGTAGGACTTGATTGAAAAAGCTCTTGTGCTTGCTGCTTATGTAAGAGATTTGAGTATTGGCTTCAAGTTACTGTATACCTGTGGTACTGCTGGTTTTGTTCAACCTCAGCACACCTATTGGTTTCTAGTATGGATGCATTCATGTTTACTTGTGCATTTATGTAGACTTTTATCTGTTCAGAATGTTTGGACCAGGAAGAGAATATAATTTCACCCGGCCGAATGAAAAGGGAGAATATGAAATCGCAGAAGGAATTAGCTCGGCTGTGTTCCGGACCGTGCTGGTAAGATGATGTTtgtagatgagaaaaaaaacaattggCTGGTCACGTGTGCAAAGCTATCTGTCTCCCAGGCAACTGTGTACCCCCGGGACATattcttttgttattatttagtGTTGTGCTAAAAACTTGTAATAGATTTTGGTATGAATCAGCATATCAGATACTTGCTCATGTTGCCTTTTACCTTTCTTGTGTCatgcttttttaattcctgAGCTCTGTCCTGACCTCATGGTGGCATATAAATGAATGTTGCGTATAGGATGTTATGAAACCCCACATCATGGTAAAAGTTTTAACTAGAGTCCACAGTTTATCAGACCCAAGAGAATCTGCCAAGGGACACAGATTTTTGGACAAACAGggctgtttctgctgttctaTTTCCCCTGTAACTAACAAACATTgatgaaaagagcaaaaagctaATTGAAAATAATCGATATTCAAGCTCCtctgagttttctttctgacaCTTGTCCTTTTTATTCGCAGGATTATTACAAAACAGGGATCATTAATTGCCCTGATGGGATTTCAATCCCAGACCTTCGAGACACATGTGATTACCTCTGCATCAATTTTGACTTCAACACAATCAAATGTCAAGATCTAAGTAAGTACAGAGAGAAATCGTCTCTGAGGAGATCTGCATGAAGAGGAGTGCTCTGATTCTGATTTGATGCAGTTTTAATCATACGCTTTAGTTTAAGCATGAGGGTAGTCCCATAGACATCACTAAGCCTGATATACGGATTGTACTTAAACTAGTTCCTTTTTTCCTACATTAAACCAAAGTGAAGCGATTGAATCCTGTAGAATGCAGACATCTTGCTCAAAAGAGCAAACTGAAGTTGTAAAACGCTCTCTCAGCCTCTGTTACAAGAAGAGGCTAGAAGAACTTGCTGTTACAGCCAAGTAAAATGAAGGTTAAAAGCAGGGTTATAATCCCTGTCTCAAATGTACTGGAGAAAGTGAACAATTTAAGCTGAAGAAGGATGGGCAGAGAAGGCACTAAAGACACAGAGGTCAGAAAGTGCCTACTCATTGAAGAAATCTGATGGGGAGCAGCTTTTGGGGGATGCTGGCAGGCAGAAAAGTACCTTTAACATAGGCAAATTTATGAAAGGCTCTTTGTTGAAATGTGGCATATAGCATCATAGCACAGGCTTTGATGGCATTTCCTACTCTGTCCTCTGACTGATCACAGAGATGGCAGAAAATATGGTTTCAAGTGCAGAAATTGTTGCTGGAAATTCAAGTTAAGTATCATAAAATTATTCAGTCTCTGTTATTTCACTATGTTGGCTGgaccttactttttttttttttttttttatggtaatGTATAGTGGCCCTATGGTGTAGGGACatgttttcatattaaaaaaaaaatcatgtgatTCATGTTTCATTAGGTGCTTTGCTACATGAGCTGTCCAATGATGGTGCTCACAAGCAGTTTGATAGCTATCTGGAGGAGCTGATTCTGCCTATAATGGTGGATAGCGCCAGGAAAGGGGAACGTGAGTGCCATATTGTCGTGCTGACAGATGAAGACACAGTGGACTGGGATGAAGATCATCCACCTCCAATGGGAGAGGAGTACTCGCAAAGTAAGGGTACTCTCTATTGATGCTGAAGCACATGTCAGATCATGGTGACTCAGCTGTGGCAGCCACTTTTCCTGCATATGCACCTGATAAAGCAGCTCCTGGCTCAGTGCTCATTGCACGCTCAGGTATCTGGGCATTAGGGAAGAACCTAATGCCCAAAAAGCAGTGCCCCTCTGGGTAGGGAACAGATGCTAGCAAATGGAGTCCTGTTATGCATGATCTTCCTGAGCTGGCCGTGGCCAGGAGCAGGATAGCTGGCTAGTTAGAGCTTTGATCTGAATATCTGCAGAACAAACAGCATTCGCTGTGTCCTTTCCTTGGCTCCTAGTAGTGAATACTCTTTGCTTTATACCCTCATCAGATTCCAGATGGGGGCAAAGCCTGTGGCTTCAGCATACCGAGCAATAAAGTTTCTCCAAGTCTCATTCTATCCAGACTATAACATGTATCAATACGTTCCCACTAAGGAAGTTTAGCTAATCTCAGTGATGAGAGTGGATAGATCTGTTGTTTTGGCATCCCCACAGCTAAGCATGTCAAAAACAGTCCCTTCCTGTAATTTCTAATCaccctttttatttctcaagtCCTTTACAGTTCCAAGCTGTACAGATTCTTCAAGTACATTGAGAATCGTGACGTTGCAAAAGCTGTATTAAAGGAACGGGGTCTGAAAAATATTCGCATTGGCATTgaaggtaaaaatattttctgagcCAAGCAAATTCTAAAATGGGCTACTCCATAGTCAATAAATCCTGTTTTCCTATGAATTTTTGTCCAGGCAGACTTCCGATGTGAGTTTTTTGGTCTCTAATAAAGGTTGACCTCCACTGAAGACTTTCTCCATGGAGGGGTACTAAGAAATCTCTGTTTTACCACATGTTGAAGCTAGTAGAAACTTGATAATCTTCCTTCACACCCGTcatgtttctttgaaaatggcCAGGTTGTTTGAAAGTTAAGGGGAACTGGTAGCTCCATAGTGCCTATCTGTAagtcttctgtcttttctgcttGCGTGGTCCTAAAAGGGGAATCACACTTCCACCATTCCTGCTGGTCCAAGCATTTACCTAGGGAACTTAGAATCTTATGCTGTGTCCTGGAGGAGACTATCTCATTGCTATAGTAGTTTGCTCGCATACTGGCTAATACTGTGCAGCCTTTGATTGTAATGACTACACACAATGGCTGCAACCTCattctagaggaaaaaaatagtttttcacaAGCCGGTAGTggtaaatatgaaatatgagCATTTGTCTAACAAGTTCCCCTGTCTTTCCCAGTCACTCCTATTTGGCCACTCTTCTGAGACCCAGTTGTCTCTTTGTGCAAGTCAGAAGAGCTTAGTGCAACTGACTGGCTGTCTGTGTTTTCAGGATATCCCACCTGTAAAGAGAAGGTGAAGAGGAGGCCTGGTGGCCGGTCAGAAGTGATATACAACTACGTTCAACGGCCATTCATCCAGATGTcgtgggagaaggaagagggcaAAAGCCGTCACGTCGACTTCCAGTGCGTTAGGAGCAAATCTCTAACAAATCTAGTCACTGTGGGTGATGACGTTTCTGAGGACCATGAGATATTAATGCATCACCCCCCACAGGTAGATGAACTGGACAGGCTAAACGCACCGTTCTCCCAAATGGCTGTTAACGATCTACCAGATTAGTCATGGCTCAGGGCAGATAGGCCCACTTGATCTGGAAACATCTCAGCATAGTTTCCACCCAGGTGATGGAACAAACTCCTGCAAGGTGTTTTATCCTTGTTCATGCTCTTACTACATTGTCTTATTTCAAGCATGTTAATAAAGAGCCACACTCCCTAGTCTAACTGTGCAATCAAAAGCAACGTCTCCtccaacagaaagaaatgatgctgTTTGCTTCCACTACAAAAACTTCCAGATTGGTGGGTGCTGAATCTTTTACCTAAACTTCtaaaagaagagcagaagtaTTTGGTATGAGAGAGAAAATTCCAGGCCTCTCAAGACAAAGCTTTCTTTTACCATTAGGCACTTAGGTTTGCTTTTGTGATAATTGGTTACAAAGGACCGAACATCAAAACAAGACAGATTACACTCTTTCATCAACCAGCAGAAATGTAGCACTGTTGTGACAGCAAAATACTGTGTGGGGGAATCTGCTTACACTGCCACCTGGCTTTGCATCCAGTGATGTTGTACTGCTGTTTTTAGGAAAGATGAAACTAGTTTAGTAGGAAGCGTGTACCTGTTCACAGGAATTTCCCCATATATACTTCTGCATAAGAGGGAATCGCACTGGTTTTAGGGATATTGTTTCCGTTCAGTAAAATGAGCAATCAGGCTGAAGGAAAAAGCCCCAAAAAAGACTCTAGTTGATATTTTACAAACTAAGTGAATCTGTTTAATAGTGAAATAGATGCAAGAAGCTCTCTAGAGGTGACTGTGCATGTTAAAgacttgcagttttcttttccatccctCTGCTAAGCCAAACAAAAGCCAGCGGAGGAGCTCTCTGTACAGGCAGGCTAACAGCCAAGTAAAGCCCTTGGTCCCATCAGCCTTAGAGTTCCTGCTGACTTTCCAAGGAGTGCTCAACCCACAGGGCCCATTGCAGCTTTGAAAGGCCAGCTACTTTCTTCCCAGTCTGGAACCAGTTTTGCTGTCAGGCAGGTAAGAAATATCAATAATAAAGCAGCCTTCAACAAGGAAAATGCATGTATCTGGGAACAACTCTCCACTGCTGCTCTGAATATATTATAGTCTGTGGTTAAAGCTTTGTTCGCTTTGGATTCAGGACCGAAGGAGCTGTGACCGCAAGTATGTGATATAGTATAGAAGTCTTCCAGGCTGGTTCAGCTCAACTAGTTATCATGGAGACTATCTGGTTCTGCTCCTGCAGTATGAAGTTTCCTGTAGACTTGCTTAACCCAGTGCTGCCAGGTTAACTGGAATGGGCCTGCCTTACACATCGGTCATTTCTGAAGGCAGCGTAGATTTTCCATATGCAAAGTAGAGTTATAGGCACCTTAGGCATGATGCTGGTCCAAGGAAACTTTGAaatccttaaaaacaaatatgtaaaagGAGAGTTAGTTCCCATGCAAATTTCCCAAGTTCAGGTCAGTTCTGCTTTTGCAACTGACTGCAGTTAAAACCTGTACTAATTAGACATCAAGTTACCTGGTCATACTTAGCAACATAGAGGCAAGTATCAGTCTAAATATTTAATCCTTTGTCAGGGTTGCTTCATCAAGCAGGTTTTCATTGTTCTTTAAAGATCTGTTTGCAAAGTGTAAGGTAGTCTTAATAATAGTGAAGGTTGTTACTGTTTTGGTGCTAAggacatttctttttccctgtgtaAGTAACTTGACAATATCAGACACAAGTTACCTTAAAGATGTATGAATGCTACTTCAGttaaaaagcaatcaaaatCATCTTTGTCAATGCATACACTTGCTGATATATTTAGTTCCCGTCTGTATGGATACAGGTTCCATTATTtgcaatatttctgttcttagtTTCTTTCCTAAGTGCAGCAaatagatttcttctttttataagTGCCTATGGGAGGATTTCCAAAAGTGCTTAAGGCCCAGCTGAGTGTCCGAGGAGTTTAGATGCCCAGGTTCCCCTGGCAACTTTTGAAAAATCCTCCTGCTGTGTCTTCAGATCAGGATGGAGAAGTGTCCTTAAGTGTCTGCACAGAGGTGATGTAGATGGTGTGCGATCACTTTCCATTGTTTCTCTAGCTGAGTTTCTAATTTTATAGTAGAGAAAGGTAGACATACGGAACATTAGCCTTCCAGCTGAGAGCCAGACCAAACCCATTACTTGCGCTGGTGACGAGCTGCTCCCCTAAGTCCAGCCAAGGAAGCAGTGAGCTTGCCCACCCAGCAGTGATGGAGCTTGATCCCTGGCCCTATCGGTTTTAtgttgtgtatttatttattcaacaGTGTTAAGTAAATGTGTATTGGTGTTGACTAGCTGGCTTGGAATTGGAGTTTTACACGTTATGCTCTGTTGACCCGAATGTGCATGGTTTTGAGCACTTCCCTGTACATTCTGACCTGCGTGGAGGCGCCAGATGCTGAGCGTCTGATACTGATGGCACCTTATGGGATCTGACAGCTAAGTAGCAAATTCAGGCACCATGCAATCCATCAAGAGGATTCAGTCAGCTTGTTAGAAGTAGCGACTCCAGGCACTTTACTGAAACAGGATGTTGACTGAGGGACTGAGAGTTAAAGCCTCTCAAGGCCATGTAGTGACTTAGTGCTCTCTGTAAGTGGTCCTTCAGCGTGCAATGGGGAGAGAGGACTTTCATGCTCTACATGCACTGTTCTGCTGATACTCCAAAAGGCCACTATACTTTTATTGGCTTTCCCAAGTTattaaaggatttatttttattcttttttttttagtagaacaAAGTCCATTGGAATGCtaaatcaatcaaaaaaaaaatgtttgcttttccGCCTTTCTCTCATGGTCACCAACCATTCAGGTACAAGGTCAAGTTTTGTGTTGTTCCAGATATACTGAAGTGTTACCTGTGGTATTTACAAATCCCTGCAGATGTatggtttcttttctgtattaaagTATAAATTATATGTGGCTTGTTTGGCtcttttaagattattttaaatacagagcaGGAGACTGGATAAGGAGGTAGATTGCCAGAAGGTTTTGCTTCCTTGCTTCACAAAGTAGATGAGGTTTGGGATGCAAAAGCCTTGGAATTTCGGAGAGCCTGGCCCCTTGGCAGCAACCtagtgcagcagctgcacagaagTGTTACTACCTAGCGTGCTGAGGACCTTGAGAAAGTTTGCCAAGTGATTGCACTGATATTTGGAAAGCAGCACATAACACAGGTATGAGACAATACTACTTAACCCACAAACTATGCAGCATATCAACAGGCCCCAGTGCTATTTTTGGTTAGCGTGCTGTGAAAAAGTCTCTTCTGCCTATTTCTGTCTTTGGAATAAAATAGCTTTGGAGCAAGtctggcttttctttccatcttcagTATTGGACATGGTTCAAAGGCTCTTTTGCTAAAGCTTGAGAAAGAGGGTAGAGTTTGTGATTAAGGTGATAAGAATCCCATTTGGGTTTAAGTGGAATTACTGAGGTTAATGGTGACATAAGTTTGTACTCAAAGGGGAACTGGCAAAAATGTGAAGTTGACTTTGGCTTGTTACAAACTGGTTGAAAAACTGAAGGGTCATATCTTCATTTCCACCACCACTTTCTCACTGCTTATTatcccttttaaaaatagaaacaggaaAGGATAAAAACCAGCTTGTGCTGAAGTTGGTAAACTGAAATGACATTTACACAATGCAGGCACCTAGGCATCAGTAAGGCCAGGGTCCACCCCCCTTTTGCCTAGAGACCAGGCACATCCTCCTGAGAAGTGCTAAACTCTTCTGAAGACTGGCAGTACTTTTTATCTTTAACAGGGTGATTATTTCTTCATATGT from Rhea pennata isolate bPtePen1 chromosome 25, bPtePen1.pri, whole genome shotgun sequence includes these protein-coding regions:
- the KCTD20 gene encoding BTB/POZ domain-containing protein KCTD20 isoform X1 gives rise to the protein MSRHSSLRKRSQLLTSRRPSMNINCAGGTGWSRNLESNCSVENVTVAVHESEENNVVLGGHSPSPGLRSEGLDPECRHTAFLVSPHISSMLSTSEDTHNCHFQDGNKRQPEYFNTQERHGGSTLSSSISSQAQPPEKVTLVVDGTRFAVNPQIFTAHPDTMLGRMFGPGREYNFTRPNEKGEYEIAEGISSAVFRTVLDYYKTGIINCPDGISIPDLRDTCDYLCINFDFNTIKCQDLSALLHELSNDGAHKQFDSYLEELILPIMVDSARKGERECHIVVLTDEDTVDWDEDHPPPMGEEYSQILYSSKLYRFFKYIENRDVAKAVLKERGLKNIRIGIEGYPTCKEKVKRRPGGRSEVIYNYVQRPFIQMSWEKEEGKSRHVDFQCVRSKSLTNLVTVGDDVSEDHEILMHHPPQVDELDRLNAPFSQMAVNDLPD
- the KCTD20 gene encoding BTB/POZ domain-containing protein KCTD20 isoform X2 codes for the protein MNINCAGGTGWSRNLESNCSVENVTVAVHESEENNVVLGGHSPSPGLRSEGLDPECRHTAFLVSPHISSMLSTSEDTHNCHFQDGNKRQPEYFNTQERHGGSTLSSSISSQAQPPEKVTLVVDGTRFAVNPQIFTAHPDTMLGRMFGPGREYNFTRPNEKGEYEIAEGISSAVFRTVLDYYKTGIINCPDGISIPDLRDTCDYLCINFDFNTIKCQDLSALLHELSNDGAHKQFDSYLEELILPIMVDSARKGERECHIVVLTDEDTVDWDEDHPPPMGEEYSQILYSSKLYRFFKYIENRDVAKAVLKERGLKNIRIGIEGYPTCKEKVKRRPGGRSEVIYNYVQRPFIQMSWEKEEGKSRHVDFQCVRSKSLTNLVTVGDDVSEDHEILMHHPPQVDELDRLNAPFSQMAVNDLPD